The genomic region ATCGTCGGGACGTCGGCATTACGATCATGAATGACGACGAAGTCTATCCGGTGAACTATTATCTCGGCGTCTATAACGGAGCCGGGCCATTGTTCAACCGTTACGGGACTTATGATAGCGAAGAAGCGACCGTCGGATGTCCGGGCGGACAGACAGGCGGCAATCCCTTTCCTTCGCCGGCCGGTTGCCCGACGAACTCTCGAAATCTGAACGCCAATTTCCGCAACGAGATGGACAAACTGATGTATGCCGGTCGTCTGCAATGGAATATCATGGGCCGGCCCGGCTACGGTGAAGGCGATCTGGCCTACTCGGAAAAGCCGCAAATGGCGGTCGGCGGAGGCCTCGCGTACAATCCGGGAATCAACACGAGTACCGACAATGCCTTCGTCGGCATCGATCTGGCCAACCTGAATTTCCGGCGGCAGCTGGCGACGTTCGGTAACGGGCGGCAACTGGGCTGGGGTGTCGTGAACTATTTAACGCATGCGTTCGACGGCGTGTTCAAGTATCGAGGGTTCTCCTTACAGGGCGAATATTATTTCAAGAACGTCGAACGGACCTTCAAGGGGGCCCCTTGTCTCCAGACGGCCGGGAGCGGCGGACCTTGTACGGCGCAGGCTCCGGGTCTCCTCGGCAACTCCACGGGTTTCTATGTGCAGAGTGGATATTATTTGATCCCGAGGAAGGTCGAGGTGGCGGCGCGCTACTCCTATTGGGATCCGGATACGAATGCATCGGGCGACTTGATCAAGCAGCTCGACGCTTCGATCAATTGGTTTCCGTTCGGGACCTACGATTACCAGGTTATGCTGACGTATACGAACTTGGCTATGGGAACCGGCGGGTATGCCATCGGCCGGAGCAGCCCATTGCCAAGTACGGGTGGCTCACAAAGTACCGTCCCCTGTCCGGCTACCTTTCCGTCAGGCTGTGTGCCCTTGGATGCTCGCGGCGGCACCTTGATAGAAAATGCCATCCGACTCCAGTTTCAGATCTTTTTCTAGTTCGTCATAATACGGTCATCTAGGAGGTCGAACCATGAATCATCGTCGGTGCGGGATATTCGTAACCAGACTGACGACCCTCGCGCTCTTTCTGATCGTGCTTGTCTCTTCCGCTGGCGTGACTCTGGCCGAAGAACTTACGATCGCCGCCGCGTCGGACCTGAGTTTTGCGTTCAAAGAGCTTGCGGGAGAATTTGAGAAGAGCTCGGGGCATCATGTCAAACTATCGTTGGGATCGTCCGGGAACTTCTATTCGCAGATTCAGAACGGTGCTCCATTTGATCTCTATTTTTCGGCCGACATCGGCTATCCTCGGAAACTGGAAGAGGCGGGTCTGACGGTACCCGGTTCTCTTTATCGATACGCAATCGGGCGAATCGTCGTGTGGGCGGGGCATGGATCGCGTCTCGATATGACGAAGGGGATGGAAGTACTGCGCGAGTCAAGCATCAAGAAGATTGCCATCGCCAATCCCAAACATGCCCCCTATGGACGGGCCGCCGTGTCCTCCATGGAGCACTTTAACCTCTACCAGCAGGTCAAGGATCGGCTGGTTCTGGGAGAAAACATCTCCCAGGCCGCCCAATTCGTCGAGTCGGGTGCCTGTGAGGTTGGAATCATCGCCCTTTCACTGGCTCTGGCGCCGACGATGAAAGCCAAGGGTGCATATTGGGAGGTGCCGGCCGAGACCCATCCCGCGCTGGAACAGGGCGCGGTCATTCTGAAGTCGTCCCAACGCCGGGAAGCGGCGCAGGAATTTCTCGAGTTCATAAAAGGTCAGACAGGACAGGAGATCATGAAACGCTATGGTTTCACCATTCCGGCATAACCGACGATTCATTGGGTTATTAGCCGTGACGCTTATGCTTCTTACGTGCGCGGCCTGTTCCGACGCCGTGCAACTCGTGGGAGAAACTGAGACGGGGGGCGTCGTCACCTATTTATATAAGGAGGACCGGGGGGGGCCGATGGGGTCACCGCATCGGAAGGAGGCATTGGCAGTCATCGAAAAGAAATGCCCATCCGGTTATATGGTCGTGCGGGATGGAGAAGTGAGAGGCTATTCCGGGATGTCGAGCACGGATGGGCATGAAGGTGAGGTGACGGGCCAGCGATGGGGCATTCGATTTCGATGTAAATAGCCACGATAGGTACCACGTCATCACTAAATGGGGGATTCACCATGAAACTCAGCGCGCGGAATCAATTTCAAGGGACTGTGGTTCGGATCACGGACGGACAGGCCATGGCAGAAGTCGTCGTCAAGGTCGGCCAACTTGAATTCGTTGCGGCCATCACCGAAGGCTCGGTCAAGAGCATGGGGCTTAAGGTCAACGATACCGTAACGGTGGCCGTGAAGGCCACGGAAGTCATGATTGGTAAGTAGAATTCGACGGTTCTTTCCGCGGCGTATCGCGGGGAGAACGCCTCGGACGCCGACGAAGGGTAGGGCGGGATCGTGAATTGGACGGCAATTTGGGTTACTTTCAAGCTGGCGTCCCTGACGTCTCTCGCCCTATTGGTTCTCGGACTGCCCATCGCCTACTGGCTGGCCTATTCGAGACGACGATGGAAATTTCTCGTCGAATCGGTCGTGGCCCTTCCGCTGGTGCTCCCCCCCACTGTATTGGGATTTTATATCCTGGTGGCCATCGGTCCGCACAGTCCCGTCGGGCGGTTGTACACCGACATCGTCGGAGAACCATTGCCGTTCAGTTTTCAAGGGCTCCTGCTGGCGTCGATCCTTTACAGCCTGCCGTTTGCCGTCCAGCCCTTTGCGTCGGCGTTCGGTCAAGTCGACCGCAAGTTGATCGAGGCGTCGTGGACGTTGGGCTTGTCTCGATTCAAGACCTTCTTCAAGCTGATCGTGCCCCTCTCCTTGGCGGGGCTCGTGACGGGAGTCGTATTGAGTTTCGCTCATACGCTGGGTGAATTCGGCGTCGTGCTCATGGTGGGCGGAAACATCGAAGGCGTGACGCGCACCATTTCCATCGACATCTACGATGAGGTGCAGGCTCTGAACTATGCTCAGGCTTCAAAGACGGCTGCGTTCCTGCTGGTCATTTCATATCTTGTATTGCTCCTCGTCTATGCCGTCAATCGGAACATGTGGACTGCATGGCCGCGGAAATAGCCATCGATATCCATAAGACCTTTCCTGGACGCGCGACGATCCGCGCCCGTATTCGGTATCCGGTTGAGGCTTCGACGGTCTTGATTCTCTTCGGTCCGTCCGGATCCGGAAAGACTACGGTCCTCCGGTCGGTCGCGGGGCTTGAATGTCCGGAGCAGGGGACGATCCGCTTTATCTCGCGGACCTGGCTGGATACGGCGGCCGGCGTCAACATTTCGCCGCAAGATCGCCGCATCGGATATATGGCTCAAGAATACGCGCTGTTTCCCACCTATACGGTTGCGGGCAATATCGCCTATGGCTTAGGCCATCTCAGTGTCTCGGATCGAAAGCGGCGGGTGAGCGAAGTCTTGGAACTCTTTCAATTGGGTGGCCTGGAATCGGTCAAGCCTCGGGAGCTTTCCGGCGGGCAGCAGCAGCGGGTGGCTCTTGCGCGAGCGGTCGCGCCGAGACCCCAGTTGTTGCTGCTCGACGAGCCTCTCTCGGCGCTGGATGCGCCGACCAGGATTCGTCTTCGCGGGGAGCTCAGAAGCCTTCTGAAGCAACTGGCGCTGCCGTCGATCATTGTGACGCATGACCGCGAGGAAGCATTGGCGTTGGGTGATGTGATGGCGGCGATGAGCGACGGGGCGGTCCTCCAAGTCGGTACGCCGCAGGATGTCTTCAGCAGGCCGGCGAATGCGGAGGTTGCCAAGATCGTCGGCGTGGAGACCGTGGTGCAGGGGCGCGTTCTTCAAGCTGCCGACAGCCTCGTCACGATTGAAGTGGGAGAACAGACGCTCACGGCCTTGGATGGACCCGAACTCGGCTCCGCAGTCTTCGTGTGTATCCGTGCGGAGGATGTGATGCTTGAGAAGATCGGCACCGCGCCGACGAGCGCGCGCAATCATGTGAAAGGAATTGTCCGCGACATTGCATCTGCGGGACCATTGGTCAAGGTGAGTCTGGATTGCGGATTTC from Nitrospira japonica harbors:
- a CDS encoding porin, coding for MMLRRWFSQMGFGPRAAKAIVAMNAAVLLSLVPDLGQAVDSGKLVEKNGEYVFVESMDPATRLLLERSYEKGIITQEERDKAIKESESRAYLMQPSFKLWYDRGFNFSMNDNAFLLKIRGRLQMRETTRWRNDAWRNPGDAKNYPELLGVFGDYRANRSDDFYTQFNIRRARLLFLGHLINPDFKYFVQLGFETAENAQTPGAANLLDFYFLSTHFSLFNVQAGQYKVFFNRSQINNTASMQFAERSLVQDAFTASGLNRRDVGITIMNDDEVYPVNYYLGVYNGAGPLFNRYGTYDSEEATVGCPGGQTGGNPFPSPAGCPTNSRNLNANFRNEMDKLMYAGRLQWNIMGRPGYGEGDLAYSEKPQMAVGGGLAYNPGINTSTDNAFVGIDLANLNFRRQLATFGNGRQLGWGVVNYLTHAFDGVFKYRGFSLQGEYYFKNVERTFKGAPCLQTAGSGGPCTAQAPGLLGNSTGFYVQSGYYLIPRKVEVAARYSYWDPDTNASGDLIKQLDASINWFPFGTYDYQVMLTYTNLAMGTGGYAIGRSSPLPSTGGSQSTVPCPATFPSGCVPLDARGGTLIENAIRLQFQIFF
- the modA gene encoding molybdate ABC transporter substrate-binding protein yields the protein MNHRRCGIFVTRLTTLALFLIVLVSSAGVTLAEELTIAAASDLSFAFKELAGEFEKSSGHHVKLSLGSSGNFYSQIQNGAPFDLYFSADIGYPRKLEEAGLTVPGSLYRYAIGRIVVWAGHGSRLDMTKGMEVLRESSIKKIAIANPKHAPYGRAAVSSMEHFNLYQQVKDRLVLGENISQAAQFVESGACEVGIIALSLALAPTMKAKGAYWEVPAETHPALEQGAVILKSSQRREAAQEFLEFIKGQTGQEIMKRYGFTIPA
- a CDS encoding TOBE domain-containing protein encodes the protein MKLSARNQFQGTVVRITDGQAMAEVVVKVGQLEFVAAITEGSVKSMGLKVNDTVTVAVKATEVMIGK
- the modB gene encoding molybdate ABC transporter permease subunit — protein: MNWTAIWVTFKLASLTSLALLVLGLPIAYWLAYSRRRWKFLVESVVALPLVLPPTVLGFYILVAIGPHSPVGRLYTDIVGEPLPFSFQGLLLASILYSLPFAVQPFASAFGQVDRKLIEASWTLGLSRFKTFFKLIVPLSLAGLVTGVVLSFAHTLGEFGVVLMVGGNIEGVTRTISIDIYDEVQALNYAQASKTAAFLLVISYLVLLLVYAVNRNMWTAWPRK
- a CDS encoding ABC transporter ATP-binding protein, coding for MAAEIAIDIHKTFPGRATIRARIRYPVEASTVLILFGPSGSGKTTVLRSVAGLECPEQGTIRFISRTWLDTAAGVNISPQDRRIGYMAQEYALFPTYTVAGNIAYGLGHLSVSDRKRRVSEVLELFQLGGLESVKPRELSGGQQQRVALARAVAPRPQLLLLDEPLSALDAPTRIRLRGELRSLLKQLALPSIIVTHDREEALALGDVMAAMSDGAVLQVGTPQDVFSRPANAEVAKIVGVETVVQGRVLQAADSLVTIEVGEQTLTALDGPELGSAVFVCIRAEDVMLEKIGTAPTSARNHVKGIVRDIASAGPLVKVSLDCGFPLGVLVTRSALEELGLEPGSPVRAAIKAGSVHVVPRQEGN